The Saccharothrix variisporea genome has a segment encoding these proteins:
- a CDS encoding MFS transporter produces MRPLSCLLLIPAVTGTLGDAGVVAAAMVLAQGVASPALGRLADRVGQRRVLLTACAAHAVAIAVLLVAILLDAPLWLLVTAAAATGCASVSFTSFVRARWTALVDHGLLRTAFALESVLDETIFLLGPLLVTALSAAVHPAAGLVACAVLTTTGSVALALHRRSEPAPAPTAERPPRAIGVPGVRVLMVSYAGMGFLLGAVDVTMVAFAREWSVPALGGVFLSLTAVGSLVAGAIFGAVDATLPPDRLLWVTTGVLALGAIPLAFAGSPLVMGFLAVVAGIAIAPALITGSTLLESLAPRGSLSEGFSWLTSAGALGIASGTAVGGQLADAGFQRSAWVAVGGGVLALAVGVAGRAALRPRQPDTTATAQCRTAQ; encoded by the coding sequence ATGCGCCCGCTGAGTTGCCTGCTGCTGATCCCCGCCGTCACCGGGACGCTGGGTGACGCGGGCGTGGTGGCGGCGGCGATGGTGCTCGCGCAGGGCGTGGCGAGCCCGGCGCTGGGTCGGCTCGCCGACCGGGTCGGTCAGCGGCGGGTGCTGCTCACGGCGTGCGCGGCGCACGCGGTGGCGATCGCGGTGCTGCTGGTCGCGATCCTGCTCGACGCCCCGCTGTGGCTGCTGGTCACCGCCGCCGCGGCCACCGGGTGCGCGTCGGTGTCGTTCACGTCGTTCGTGCGGGCGCGGTGGACCGCGCTGGTGGACCACGGCCTGCTGCGCACCGCGTTCGCGCTGGAGTCGGTCCTGGACGAGACGATCTTCCTGCTCGGCCCGTTGCTGGTCACCGCCCTGTCCGCGGCCGTGCACCCGGCGGCCGGACTTGTCGCGTGCGCGGTGCTGACCACGACGGGGTCGGTGGCGCTCGCCCTGCACCGCAGGTCCGAGCCCGCGCCCGCGCCGACCGCCGAACGGCCGCCGCGCGCGATCGGCGTCCCCGGCGTGCGGGTGCTGATGGTCTCCTACGCGGGCATGGGTTTCCTGCTCGGCGCGGTGGACGTCACCATGGTCGCGTTCGCCCGCGAGTGGTCGGTGCCCGCGCTGGGCGGGGTGTTCCTGTCCCTGACGGCGGTCGGCAGCCTGGTCGCGGGCGCGATCTTCGGCGCAGTGGACGCGACACTGCCGCCGGACAGGCTGTTGTGGGTCACGACCGGCGTGCTGGCGCTGGGCGCGATCCCCTTGGCGTTCGCCGGTTCCCCGTTGGTCATGGGCTTTCTCGCCGTGGTCGCGGGGATCGCCATCGCCCCCGCGCTGATCACCGGCAGCACGCTGCTGGAGTCGTTGGCGCCCAGGGGATCCCTGTCGGAGGGGTTCTCGTGGCTGACCAGCGCGGGCGCGTTGGGCATCGCGTCGGGCACGGCCGTGGGCGGGCAGTTGGCAGACGCGGGCTTCCAGCGCTCGGCGTGGGTGGCGGTCGGCGGCGGGGTGCTGGCCCTGGCGGTCGGCGTCGCCGGGCGGGCGGCGCTGCGCCCGCGGCAACCGGACACGACAGCGACAGCCCAGTGCAGGACCGCACAGTGA
- a CDS encoding BlaI/MecI/CopY family transcriptional regulator: MHGLGELESAVMDVLWSASGTAMKVREVLDRLDRPLAYTTVMTVLDNLHRKGWVQRELDGKAYRYEPAIGRAEAAANAVREVLSTSGDPEGVLLHFARSASEWETELLRKALPRKRRK; this comes from the coding sequence ATGCACGGGCTCGGCGAGTTGGAGAGTGCGGTCATGGACGTGCTGTGGAGCGCGTCCGGGACGGCGATGAAGGTGCGCGAGGTGCTCGACCGGCTGGACCGGCCGCTCGCGTACACCACGGTGATGACCGTGCTGGACAACCTGCACCGCAAGGGGTGGGTCCAGCGCGAGTTGGACGGCAAGGCCTACCGCTACGAACCGGCGATCGGCCGGGCGGAGGCGGCGGCGAACGCGGTGCGCGAGGTGCTGTCCACCTCCGGCGACCCCGAGGGCGTGCTGCTGCACTTCGCGCGGTCGGCGTCGGAGTGGGAGACGGAGTTGCTGCGCAAGGCCTTGCCGCGCAAGCGCCGCAAGTGA
- a CDS encoding cupin-like domain-containing protein, translating to MSTARDGGLPVPHLSFEEFTAFGREALIRADVPVVVTLPDSVQGLGREGVAERLGNMRVTLFTEPSDKKNSERWTTREIELREFFEDERYLNDPGTWNRIVSNIRNSPRDVNAILGFDAAKLFDYQRSLNAANLWISHKGVFTQSHFDELENFNIALEGRKRFVLAPPGSFEYYPRSIRRGFGDKSQAFDFDDVDARRFPKLVAKLAQRRELVLEPGQMLYLPLGWWHQAESLEDMNINMNFWLRDPKIFRRPYVLGVALYTAIYRKLKGVYNYQPAEAAR from the coding sequence ATGAGCACAGCACGCGACGGGGGCTTACCGGTCCCCCACCTGTCGTTCGAGGAGTTCACCGCGTTCGGTCGCGAAGCGCTGATCCGCGCCGACGTGCCGGTGGTGGTCACGCTGCCGGACAGCGTGCAGGGCCTGGGCCGCGAGGGGGTCGCCGAGCGCCTGGGGAACATGCGCGTCACCCTGTTCACCGAGCCCAGCGACAAGAAGAACTCCGAGCGGTGGACCACCCGCGAGATCGAGCTGCGCGAGTTCTTCGAGGACGAGCGCTACCTCAACGACCCCGGCACGTGGAACCGGATCGTCTCCAACATCCGCAACAGCCCGCGGGACGTCAACGCGATCCTGGGCTTCGACGCGGCGAAGCTGTTCGACTACCAGCGCTCCCTCAACGCCGCCAACCTGTGGATCAGCCACAAGGGCGTGTTCACCCAGAGCCACTTCGACGAGCTGGAGAACTTCAACATCGCGCTGGAGGGCCGCAAGCGGTTCGTGCTGGCCCCGCCCGGCTCGTTCGAGTACTACCCGCGCTCGATCCGGCGCGGCTTCGGCGACAAGTCGCAGGCGTTCGACTTCGACGACGTGGACGCCCGCCGCTTCCCCAAGCTGGTCGCCAAGCTCGCCCAGCGCCGCGAACTGGTGCTGGAACCCGGCCAGATGCTGTACCTGCCGCTGGGGTGGTGGCACCAGGCGGAGTCGTTGGAGGACATGAACATCAACATGAACTTCTGGCTGCGCGACCCCAAGATCTTCCGCCGCCCGTACGTGCTGGGCGTCGCCCTCTACACGGCGATCTACCGCAAGCTCAAGGGCGTCTACAACTACCAGCCCGCCGAGGCCGCCCGATGA
- a CDS encoding tetratricopeptide repeat protein, producing MAGETDVAVQRGRVLLDLGRAREAEALFRTALAADPGDPVVHTLLARALLRQEKYPEARDASRTALAAAPEHVVAHSTLAAALAGLGEHAAALAAVRSGLALAPGAAGLHVQEAHVLLAQHRNDDALASARRARALAPDDADAATAEAAALYELRRLDEADAAVHDALRLDPQHLDAHRIRGLLALRRGGGRSAVRAHRTAMRLDPTDTGIREGLSYALKSRNPLYGLLLRTSLWLNAQPKALRWGFVLLPFLLTRLLRPFEGETWAAVLLVLVVALVLLSWTLDPLMNLVLLATRDRHLLTRAARRATYGFVAFAGAAAAVVVLGTVWGPPRLLTLAFGLGLWAMAVGSAHALAAKPRRILVTGSWVAGAVAVLAFAATLAGVSGAVPAVMLVFLSGIAATWFAVLS from the coding sequence ATGGCGGGCGAGACGGACGTCGCGGTCCAGCGCGGACGGGTGCTGCTGGACCTGGGGCGGGCGCGCGAGGCCGAGGCGTTGTTCCGGACCGCGCTCGCGGCCGACCCCGGCGACCCCGTGGTGCACACGCTGCTCGCCCGCGCGCTGCTCCGGCAGGAGAAGTACCCGGAGGCGCGGGACGCCAGCCGCACCGCACTGGCCGCCGCACCCGAACACGTCGTGGCGCACTCGACGCTCGCGGCGGCCCTGGCCGGCCTCGGCGAGCACGCCGCCGCCCTCGCCGCCGTCCGCAGCGGGCTGGCGCTGGCACCGGGGGCCGCCGGCCTGCACGTGCAGGAGGCGCACGTCCTCCTCGCCCAGCACCGCAACGACGACGCACTCGCCAGTGCCCGCCGAGCCCGTGCCCTGGCCCCCGACGACGCCGACGCCGCCACGGCCGAAGCCGCCGCCCTTTACGAACTGCGCCGCCTGGACGAGGCGGACGCGGCCGTGCACGACGCCTTGCGGCTCGACCCGCAGCACCTCGACGCGCACCGGATCCGCGGCTTGCTCGCGCTGCGGCGCGGCGGCGGGCGTTCGGCCGTGCGGGCGCACCGCACCGCGATGCGGCTCGACCCCACCGACACGGGCATCCGCGAGGGCCTGTCCTACGCCCTCAAGTCCCGCAACCCGCTCTACGGCCTGCTGCTGCGGACGAGCCTGTGGCTCAACGCCCAGCCCAAGGCGCTGCGCTGGGGCTTCGTGCTGCTCCCGTTCCTCCTCACCCGCCTACTGCGGCCGTTCGAGGGCGAGACCTGGGCGGCCGTGCTGCTGGTGCTCGTGGTGGCGCTGGTGCTGCTGAGCTGGACGCTGGACCCGCTGATGAACCTGGTCCTGCTGGCCACGCGGGACCGCCACCTGCTCACCCGGGCCGCCCGCCGGGCCACCTACGGGTTCGTCGCGTTCGCGGGCGCGGCGGCCGCCGTGGTCGTCCTCGGCACGGTCTGGGGTCCGCCGCGCCTGCTCACCCTCGCCTTCGGCCTGGGCCTGTGGGCGATGGCCGTCGGGTCCGCGCACGCCCTCGCCGCGAAACCCCGCCGCATCCTGGTGACCGGGTCCTGGGTGGCGGGCGCGGTGGCGGTGCTCGCGTTCGCGGCCACGCTCGCCGGTGTGAGCGGTGCCGTCCCGGCCGTGATGCTGGTGTTCCTCAGCGGTATCGCGGCGACCTGGTTCGCCGTCCTGAGCTGA